Sequence from the Paenibacillus tundrae genome:
AATCTCTCCCGTACTGATCAGTGCGGCGATGTATTTCTGACCTTTAAGCGTCAATATCATACGCAGGGTGTAAGCCGATACGTAGACAATTTGAATCAGAAAAATAAAAACGAGTATTTTAAACAATTTGCATCCCTCTTTCCTAGGACATGTCTGAAAACTCCGAAGGACGCAGATTTGCCGAATTTTCGTTCCAAGTCAGGAAGTTTTCCGTAGGCGTGCCGAGGCACATCAAGGGAAACTGACACAACAGCGGGCGAAAAGGTGGTGAAAGATGCACTTCAGCGAGTTTTGAGACAACTCCTAATGATCAGACCTGTTACTGCCAGCCTAAGTTCGTGATACTCCGTTTACTCTCAGACTAACCAAGTATTATTAATTCTTATCTTCATCATTGGACGTTATGGGGTGATTTTAAACGGTCTACTTGCAATCTGTATGGTGCCAGAACTGCCATTATAGAATTGTTTACTGCGATTATCAACCCGGCAACAGACCTAGGGGCGAAAGGCTCTATCATTGAATATGCTGAAGCATTAGTAATCGCCGAACACAATGGGACACATCATGCGAACAATCGATACCCATCAACGATAAATTAAAAGGGGGGAGCATCCATGCAGCTATGGCAGGAGATGGAGCAGGAAGGGATGGAAGAACTCCTATTTTGTCACGACCCAGGTAGCGGGCTAAAAGCAGTGGTCGCTATTCATAGCACGGCACTCGGGCCAGCACTGGGAGGATGTCGCTGCTGGACATATGCCTCAGAAGAGGATGCAATCCGCGACGCCATCCAGCTTGCCAGAGGTATGACCTATAAATCAGCCGTTTCTGGTCTGCCATATGGCGGCGGGAAAGCCGTTGTCTGGAATATCCCTACGGAGTGGAAGGTGAGCAATTCCCCTACACAGTCTCAAGCCCAAGCTATTCCTTCTTTCCCTGTCAAAAACGTCATGGATTCCGATCAACTCATCATTCCCAACACCAACACTGGGCGAGCCCATATCTTTCGAGCCCTTGGACGTTTTCTTGAACGACTGAACGGTCGCTATATTACCGGTCTTGATCTAGGCACCACATCCACTGACATGGATCAGATCCGATTGGAGACTGCCTATGTGACCGATATGACCGGATCACTGGGCGCCCAGGATGACTTCACCGCCGAGATGACCGCTTACGGTGTGTACACCGGCATCGTGACCTCGCTGCGCTATCAAGGCACCGACACATTGCAGGGCATTCCCATTGCTGTCCAGGGACTGGGCAAGGTTGGGTATGCCCTGTGCCGTCACCTGCATGCAGCCGGGGCACGGCTCATCGTGGCAGACGTTGTACCGGAGCGTGTACAACGTGCCCTTGTGCAGTTCAGCGGCGCTACCTCGGCCGATCCGGCCCATATTCACGCCGCTGACTGCAAGGTGTTCGCCCCCTGTGCCCTAGGGGGCGTGTTAACCCCGGCATCGGTGGAGGAGCTGCGCTGCTCCATCGTTGCCGGGGCGGCCAATAACCAGCTTAGCCAGCGGCAACTGGTTATTGGCCGGATGCAGGCGCGCGGCATTCTGTACGCGCCTGACTACGTGCTGAATGCCGGAGGCATCATCAGCACCGCTTACGAGCTGGAAGGCGCGCAGCCGGATACGATCCGCCAGAAGGTGGCGGGTATTGCGGATACGCTCTCCGCGGTCTACCGCGCCGCAGCAACAAATGGTATATCCACTGTTGATGCAGCAGATCAAATGGCTGAAGCCAGACTGAGCGGCAAAACTCCCCGTTCATAATCTAAGTGAAACACCAGCACACGGCGCTTTGGTGCATATTAAAAGTGGTCGCCGGTTCAAGGCTCTGTTCACAGATGCCATCCATCTGTTGTGTTTAGCTTCCTTTGGCAAGAGTGGTATGTGTCAGAAAAATCCTGCAACGCTGTGTCTGTAACCCGCAATGTTGAGTCTATAAATAGAAGTTGATTCAGATACGTTGTGGCGGGTACCCTTCACAAGCCATAAATTTCATAATACTGAGAAGCCAATCGATTCCAACGAATTGTCGACGGGCTTCTCTTGTTCTTTTCATAATATCCATGGCATCCCTTATCCCTGCCATCATCCAACCAATCCATAAAGCTTCCTCATTCGGAAATAGCATTTCTTTTGTTAATACAGGATCAAGTGAAAACAGAATTAAGCTCATCAGCACTCCCATTTTGCTCGACGACCAGCTGACCTGAGATCTTAAATTAGTAGCATTTGCATTATAGTAGTAGCATTACAGTAAGTAACATCACAGTAGTAGCATGACAGTAGTTTGGTTGCATTAGTTTGGTTGCATTAGTGTTGTAGGTTTGCATTACAGTTGTAAGTTCGCATTACAGCTTCAGGATTTTACTACAACTCTAACGAACCTGAGACCTCTTATATGGAGCAAATAGCTCCCCGTTGAAATCTAACGAATCCTAGGCACGTTATTTTACTAAATTGACCTTGAAATGGGTGAGAAACGTTTGTTTTCAACACGATAGCGTGTGTGAGATTCGTTAGATTTTAAAAGAGGCTACATTAGGTTGAATAAGGTGTGTGAGGTTCGTCCAACTATGGGGATCGGATAAATGTAAAGTGGACTGTTGCACTTCTACCCAAAGATATCATTGGCTTGAAAAAAATACGTTCCAGACAGACTCAATCAGAAAGTTGTAGGCACGTCGTGCAGTAACGCCCCCTGCTCCCATTACTGAGGACACGACGTATAAAACGCTTGAAGTTCAACGAATGCTCGATCACATGATCAGAGATAAATTCACAACCACAAAGAATTCCGTATCTATCATTTCATTTACTTTGTTTTCTTATCTGATCTACAGCTCAGTTTTCTTATCTCATCTACAGCTCGGTGAGTTACTGCTGAGGGAATCGCGGAACTCAGGGTGAGACGGTGGAATCAGAGTTGTTGCGTTCCAACACAAACCGTAATGTTACATCAATTTTTATCCGTCGGAAATCCATCACATACGCTACGTTGGCCACAGCACAGCATATAACAAAGAGAAGCCAATCGGATTCGAACGAACCATCCTGGGCTTCTCCTTTTTTATATACGAAATCTTATCTCAATGAGCTGTCACTTTCGAGCACTTTTCACCGGATATAACATCGTCCAGAGCATCGCATTTGCTATAACGAGCAACGCAATGTATATCCAGATTCCTGCGGGTAAGGATTGAACGTAGAAATGTATCCCCGCAAACAATCCCAGTACTGGCAAAGCCAGCAACACAAGCCACCCATCACTTTGCTGTGCCATACTGAACGATTCCGAGAACGGAGGCTTACGTAATAACAGTTTACTGGTCAACGGAATGAGCGCTGTACCTATCAACAGGATGATCACAATGTCCGGTACGATTCGCAAACCAAACGCCCAGAGGAACACAACCGCATTGATCATAAAGACAGGCATAAACATATTGCACAAAAAGGCTTTTAACGTCCCACTGTAGAGCACATGATCATTGGCAAGTGGAGCGGCGCGGAACGTCCAGAACGCCTTGTAGTGCCCTGAAAATTTCAGCATCATCACCACAGTTACTACGACAAACAACATAATATATAAGGTATAAAAGAGTGCGCTTTCCCGTAATTCAGCCCATGAGGAATCCTGCATGAACGTAAACCAAAATATATATGGCAATACGAGAGACAAGCCAATGCTAGGATACACCTTAAGTTTGAACTCACGCTCGTTACGCATCATGTTGGCAGACAATCGGAAGCACGCTTGCTCCTCCCGCGTCCTACAGAACATTCTAGCCATGATCCGATCCCAGCCTCCACGTCTGCGACCTGAGGTCTGAGCGGCGTGAGCCATTTTCTCCAAATACAATTCAAAGGACGGCATAAGCTTCACGTAGATCATCAGACTGATGATTGGAACGACGATGGCTAACGCCGAGAAAACATACAGCCATGCGTTTCCACCCCCGCCGAAAATCCATTCGAACAGAGCCGCGTACCATACTGGAGGAAGGAATAACTGCCACCATTCCGGAGTAAATACCATGTTGAAGTCAACGATGCTAAATGAACGGATGACCAGTTGATACCCCACGGCAATGCCGACAGATAATAGAATCTGCACCATGTTGATCATATCCTTCAGCTTCTCCCCATCCAGGAACTTCATCATGAACAGATAGACCAGTGAGGTCGTCACCAGAATTAGCATATTGATCAGAATAAGCGCCACGGCAAATAGTAGAAAGAATCCGATCCCATAACGAATGAGCGTTGCCACCAGTGGAAGAATGGATAGCGAGCCTGTTAATAATAGAAGGTAGATTCCGGCGTGAATGGCACGAGCCATGCCGATGGTGCGGGCATTGACTGGCTTAGTCATGATGATATTCCGATCACGGATATCGAGTAGCACGGAAGAGAAATCGGAGACCATAGACGTCATAATCATGAACATCAACATCGCCGTAACAATACTCATCTGAAGCATGTAATGCCCCGTATCCCAGACAATAAAGGGAACCATGATCAATCCCATTAAGGCATACAACCATAACGAACGAAGGTATAGATTCCCCTCTTTTTGTTTCTTGTTCCCATAATTACCCGCCAAAACTGTAGGTACACGGCGCTGATCCATCTGGAACTTCACTCGCAAAATGAGTCGCAAAACATCGTAATCCGCTCCGGTTCGCGCGATCACATGCCGGAAACGATCCAGAACCTTGAGCGAGCGGAAATCGGAGGATTCCGCCATATTAGTACACCTCCTGCACGATCGAGACAAACCGCTCTGCTATCGCCTTATGTTCATTGAAACCAGTCAGTTGATTGAACACTTCCTCCAGTGACCCCTCCATCGACTGCTGCTGCAATTGCTGGAACGTGCCATCTGCCATCACGCGGCCTTCCGCAATGAGCACAATTCGGCTACTGATTTTCTCAACAACATCCATAATGTGTGACGAATAGAAGATGGTCGTCCCTTTTGCCGATAATTGGGACAAAATCTCCTTCACCACCATCACACTATTCGCATCAAGTCCACTAAGCGGTTCATCGAGGAATAATAGATCCGGATCATGCAATAATGCCGAAATAAGCAGTACCTTCTGACGCATTCCTTTGGAGAATGAGGCAATACGAGCATTGTAGGACTGTGCTAGACCGAAACACTCCATTAACTGCTTCGCTTTGTAATCCGCGTCTTCATAGGACAACCCGTACAATTCCCCTGTAAAGGTCAGATATTCTGCTGGCGTAAGCTGTTCATATAACTCGGCAACTTCCGGGACATATCCTATTCTA
This genomic interval carries:
- a CDS encoding Leu/Phe/Val dehydrogenase, whose product is MQLWQEMEQEGMEELLFCHDPGSGLKAVVAIHSTALGPALGGCRCWTYASEEDAIRDAIQLARGMTYKSAVSGLPYGGGKAVVWNIPTEWKVSNSPTQSQAQAIPSFPVKNVMDSDQLIIPNTNTGRAHIFRALGRFLERLNGRYITGLDLGTTSTDMDQIRLETAYVTDMTGSLGAQDDFTAEMTAYGVYTGIVTSLRYQGTDTLQGIPIAVQGLGKVGYALCRHLHAAGARLIVADVVPERVQRALVQFSGATSADPAHIHAADCKVFAPCALGGVLTPASVEELRCSIVAGAANNQLSQRQLVIGRMQARGILYAPDYVLNAGGIISTAYELEGAQPDTIRQKVAGIADTLSAVYRAAATNGISTVDAADQMAEARLSGKTPRS
- a CDS encoding ABC transporter ATP-binding protein produces the protein MREEQVLSIEGLRMRYNGRYVLNGIDLEVKRGEMIGYIGPNGAGKSTTVKILLGLVEGYVGTVRIFGKDIEDSGVEYKRRIGYVPEVAELYEQLTPAEYLTFTGELYGLSYEDADYKAKQLMECFGLAQSYNARIASFSKGMRQKVLLISALLHDPDLLFLDEPLSGLDANSVMVVKEILSQLSAKGTTIFYSSHIMDVVEKISSRIVLIAEGRVMADGTFQQLQQQSMEGSLEEVFNQLTGFNEHKAIAERFVSIVQEVY